One Vampirovibrio chlorellavorus genomic window carries:
- a CDS encoding ComEA family DNA-binding protein — protein sequence MTKSWPTHSPDSSSPVDAPVIGSENGSLDGPGAERAPTAFTRLAQNWYLMVLPGLMGLMLWMIASLLWPQPRAEITLKPLQASAFTGVYAQPVDETSAPGAEIGEEVETEMTALGENEAEAGAASDTVSAAKPARKKQARAKAYPKKSDHPPITNLNTASLAQLQRLPGIGPKMALRIIEYRKSHGPFATPEQVMDVKGIGPKKFEKLKAFLKV from the coding sequence ATGACCAAATCCTGGCCAACGCATAGTCCCGATTCGTCATCTCCGGTGGATGCGCCGGTCATAGGCTCTGAGAATGGAAGCCTTGACGGGCCCGGTGCGGAGCGGGCTCCCACGGCCTTCACTCGTCTGGCTCAAAACTGGTACTTGATGGTGTTGCCGGGCTTGATGGGCCTGATGCTGTGGATGATTGCCTCGCTTTTATGGCCCCAGCCCCGGGCGGAAATTACATTGAAGCCCTTGCAGGCCAGCGCTTTTACAGGCGTTTACGCCCAGCCTGTCGATGAGACCTCAGCCCCCGGGGCAGAAATAGGGGAAGAAGTTGAGACAGAAATGACGGCCCTTGGCGAGAATGAGGCGGAAGCTGGCGCGGCTTCTGACACGGTCAGCGCTGCCAAACCCGCCCGAAAAAAGCAGGCCCGGGCCAAGGCCTATCCAAAAAAATCAGACCATCCCCCGATCACCAACCTGAACACAGCCAGTCTGGCCCAATTACAACGCTTGCCGGGCATTGGCCCCAAAATGGCCCTGCGCATCATCGAATACCGAAAAAGCCATGGCCCCTTTGCCACCCCGGAACAGGTGATGGACGTTAAAGGCATCGGACCCAAGAAGTTTGAAAAGCTCAAGGCCTTTTTAAAGGTGTGA
- a CDS encoding sigma-70 family RNA polymerase sigma factor encodes MAARQALMVSKSSSDSPQKPRKTVNDYVDLIETVARVEYSRLPNHLIDFSEVVNIGAIAIHVLLTSNPDRDFNVTYLSTAIKWAIRNELRYRYKWYSLKQVSMDSSQDASGESGEDDEVSAGFEAEKGKAREAVYGAILSVDSMMESDNPHEIKDNAYTPEENSELKEMAKVVREAISKLPEREKQIIEARFFKNMKMREIGETYNISPSRTSRIVQAGLDKIKLELQRRGYNPNFS; translated from the coding sequence ATGGCGGCTCGACAAGCGTTAATGGTGTCCAAGTCATCATCCGACTCACCTCAGAAACCCCGTAAGACAGTCAACGACTACGTTGACTTGATCGAAACCGTAGCCCGGGTAGAGTACAGCAGGCTTCCCAACCACCTGATTGATTTCAGTGAAGTGGTCAACATCGGGGCGATTGCCATTCACGTGCTGTTAACCTCCAATCCGGATCGGGATTTTAACGTCACCTACCTCTCCACGGCCATTAAATGGGCCATCCGCAACGAATTGCGCTACCGCTACAAGTGGTACTCCCTGAAGCAGGTAAGCATGGACTCCAGCCAGGACGCTTCCGGGGAGAGCGGCGAGGATGATGAAGTCAGCGCGGGCTTTGAAGCGGAAAAGGGCAAGGCCCGTGAAGCGGTCTACGGAGCCATTCTGTCCGTGGATAGCATGATGGAATCGGACAACCCGCACGAGATTAAAGACAACGCTTACACCCCGGAAGAGAATTCCGAGCTGAAGGAAATGGCCAAAGTGGTTCGGGAAGCCATCTCCAAGCTGCCCGAACGGGAAAAGCAGATTATTGAAGCCCGCTTCTTCAAGAACATGAAAATGCGTGAAATCGGGGAAACCTACAACATCTCCCCCTCCCGCACCTCTCGTATTGTACAGGCTGGTTTAGACAAGATTAAACTGGAGTTGCAGCGTCGGGGCTATAACCCCAACTTCAGCTAG
- a CDS encoding response regulator transcription factor yields MVNILVVDDDPEIIDLLRLDLELMGFHVDSASDGLTALKKAEAKTYDLIVLDVMMPKLDGFEVCKRIRATRSSASVPIVLLTAKGTIEDKIRGFNAGADDYLVKPFEFQELMVRMRALFRRTGTLNKEVNTPKKDEVLSAGEMRLIPSSLEVVLKGQIIKLTPTEFEILYCLMQHVGEAVSLATLLQEVWGYEADEDVRMLRVHVGGLRQKIERDHKHPVYLQTVTNVGYRLNPFVEAATTP; encoded by the coding sequence ATGGTGAATATTCTGGTAGTGGATGACGACCCGGAAATTATTGATCTGCTGCGCCTGGATCTGGAGCTGATGGGCTTTCACGTGGATTCCGCCAGTGACGGGCTCACCGCCCTGAAAAAAGCGGAAGCCAAGACCTATGACCTGATTGTGCTGGATGTCATGATGCCCAAGCTGGATGGGTTTGAAGTGTGCAAACGCATCCGGGCCACCCGGAGTTCGGCCAGTGTCCCCATTGTGTTACTAACGGCCAAAGGGACCATTGAGGATAAAATCCGGGGCTTTAACGCCGGGGCCGATGATTATCTGGTGAAGCCCTTTGAGTTTCAGGAGTTGATGGTGCGTATGCGGGCCCTGTTTCGGCGTACCGGCACCCTGAACAAAGAAGTGAATACCCCTAAGAAGGATGAAGTCCTGTCAGCGGGAGAAATGCGCCTGATTCCCTCTTCGCTGGAGGTGGTGCTGAAGGGGCAGATCATCAAGCTGACCCCCACCGAGTTTGAAATCCTGTACTGCCTGATGCAGCACGTGGGCGAAGCCGTGTCTCTCGCCACCCTGCTGCAGGAAGTTTGGGGCTATGAGGCCGATGAGGACGTGCGTATGCTGCGGGTTCATGTCGGTGGGCTCCGCCAGAAAATCGAACGGGATCACAAGCATCCGGTTTACCTGCAGACCGTGACCAATGTGGGCTACCGGTTAAACCCCTTTGTGGAAGCGGCCACCACCCCATAG
- a CDS encoding sensor histidine kinase, with protein sequence MPKLRIYQQILICFGLIVSVPLLGATLLINNINQKALRKEMGRFTEHTARALYQDFDTEMSWQKQQTVMLARLVSQALSVDQPFTRSAQQVMDLDANIYAVGLYNAQGQQQQAAYRDFQSISPELRLPSQLNPGSGQALLPSAQGPTPLHFQPFEVIYFETGNPQDSPYFLRAVMPLPKPGGYYVHQKNFPYLEKLVRSNNSLYGAFYIIDSNGVIIAGPTGADHQERIQGKDYEQFAKISPGVTHEFSSQPQAVRQKDGEEGDEAPQKLAKVIVKMPEINWGVIIESPYNVKLKYINRASTQTLLLALACLAVMLLLVLPYILGISRNFRQLIKGVKAMGDGNYFRRIRLLSNFFTPYEIVYLTLEFNRMARKTADSWQTIQEANQKLAQMDEFKSTLIDTVSHEFRTPLTIIKGNVSRLSRYDATLDVETRQKHIKAIRQQADRLSRLVEDLLVIPDLETANLRVYPDRVDLALLLDNCVQFIQAKEQREIVVQFAEEAQAPSVLADPDRLEQILLNLMDNAVKYSLPETPIRVSVEAEPGETGAPPAAPSLRIRVVNQCDPVPMENLDELNSLFEKFKRLDDSLVRTTRGSGLGLFITRGLVEAMAGSIALTYQEGAFEVSFTIPLYQDNLDWATMEQPA encoded by the coding sequence ATGCCCAAACTCAGAATTTATCAGCAAATTCTGATTTGCTTTGGCTTGATCGTTAGCGTCCCTCTGCTGGGGGCCACGCTGCTGATCAACAACATCAATCAAAAAGCGCTGCGCAAGGAAATGGGCCGCTTTACGGAACATACCGCCCGGGCCTTGTATCAGGATTTTGACACGGAAATGAGCTGGCAAAAGCAACAAACGGTCATGCTGGCCCGTCTGGTGTCGCAGGCTCTGTCCGTGGACCAGCCTTTTACCCGTTCGGCCCAGCAAGTGATGGATCTGGACGCCAATATTTATGCCGTGGGTCTGTATAACGCACAGGGGCAGCAACAACAGGCCGCCTACCGGGACTTTCAGTCCATCAGCCCGGAATTGCGCTTGCCGTCACAACTGAACCCGGGCAGTGGGCAGGCCCTGCTCCCCTCCGCCCAGGGCCCCACACCCCTACACTTCCAGCCGTTTGAGGTGATCTACTTTGAAACCGGCAACCCGCAGGACAGCCCCTATTTCCTGCGGGCGGTCATGCCACTGCCCAAACCAGGGGGCTACTATGTGCATCAAAAAAACTTTCCCTATCTGGAAAAGCTGGTTCGCTCCAACAACTCCCTGTATGGTGCCTTTTACATCATTGATAGCAACGGGGTGATCATCGCCGGGCCCACCGGGGCCGATCATCAGGAGCGCATTCAGGGCAAGGATTATGAGCAGTTTGCCAAAATCAGTCCGGGGGTCACCCACGAATTCTCCTCCCAGCCGCAGGCCGTCCGGCAAAAGGACGGAGAGGAGGGCGATGAAGCCCCGCAGAAACTGGCCAAGGTCATCGTCAAGATGCCTGAAATCAACTGGGGGGTGATTATCGAATCGCCCTATAACGTAAAACTGAAGTACATCAACCGGGCTTCCACCCAAACCCTGTTGCTGGCGCTGGCCTGTCTGGCGGTGATGTTGCTGCTGGTACTGCCTTACATTCTGGGCATCAGCCGCAATTTCCGGCAACTAATCAAAGGGGTGAAGGCCATGGGCGATGGCAATTACTTCCGCCGGATTCGCCTGCTAAGCAACTTTTTTACCCCCTACGAGATTGTGTACCTGACCCTGGAATTTAACCGCATGGCTCGTAAAACGGCCGATTCCTGGCAGACCATTCAGGAGGCCAACCAGAAGCTGGCCCAGATGGACGAGTTCAAGTCCACCTTGATTGACACGGTCAGCCACGAGTTCCGAACGCCCCTGACCATCATCAAGGGCAATGTGTCCCGGCTGAGTCGTTATGACGCCACGCTGGACGTTGAAACCCGTCAGAAGCATATCAAGGCCATTCGCCAGCAAGCGGATCGCCTCAGTCGGCTGGTGGAAGATCTACTGGTCATCCCCGATCTGGAAACCGCCAACTTGCGGGTTTACCCCGATCGGGTGGATTTGGCCCTGCTGCTGGATAACTGTGTGCAGTTCATTCAGGCCAAGGAGCAACGGGAAATTGTCGTCCAGTTCGCCGAGGAGGCACAGGCTCCTTCGGTGCTGGCGGACCCCGATCGGCTGGAGCAAATCCTGCTGAACCTGATGGATAACGCCGTCAAATACTCGCTGCCGGAAACCCCGATTCGGGTATCGGTGGAAGCGGAACCGGGCGAGACCGGCGCGCCCCCTGCCGCACCCAGTTTGCGAATTCGGGTGGTGAACCAGTGCGATCCGGTGCCCATGGAGAATCTGGACGAGTTAAACAGCCTGTTTGAAAAGTTCAAGCGGCTGGATGACAGTCTGGTACGCACGACCCGGGGCAGCGGGCTGGGCCTGTTCATTACCCGGGGACTGGTGGAGGCCATGGCTGGCAGTATCGCACTGACCTATCAGGAAGGGGCTTTTGAAGTGTCCTTTACCATTCCGCTCTATCAAGACAATCTGGATTGGGCCACTATGGAGCAACCCGCCTGA
- a CDS encoding MnmC family methyltransferase, giving the protein MLIAEYYESVRLVWDQCSKIAGSCQESGSCFYMHKFEHDIYYRTLMNQLDTKGGSTSIALPVVDNCAIQFEFRVQDLRKCLPEIQGDFDAVFHDPFSPQKMPELWTVDLFRHYQTLLRHRQGLVLTYSTAAAVQGGLQEAGFQVLKTRGLGQKAGATLALCANLDAQPFLVHAISPEPWEQLYLQSRAGIPYRDKGLSHSRDQILATRLQEQQQSSRPSGASALKLKPGYGHSDR; this is encoded by the coding sequence ATGCTTATTGCCGAATATTATGAATCTGTCCGGCTAGTATGGGATCAATGCTCGAAAATTGCAGGCAGTTGCCAGGAGTCTGGCTCCTGTTTTTATATGCACAAATTCGAGCATGATATATATTATCGGACGTTGATGAACCAGCTCGACACGAAGGGGGGCTCTACCAGTATTGCTCTGCCTGTAGTAGATAATTGCGCCATTCAATTCGAATTTCGGGTGCAAGATCTTCGGAAATGCCTCCCGGAAATTCAGGGTGATTTTGATGCAGTGTTTCACGATCCGTTTTCCCCGCAAAAAATGCCCGAACTATGGACGGTGGATCTGTTCCGGCACTATCAGACCCTGTTGCGGCACCGGCAGGGATTGGTACTGACCTACAGCACTGCGGCTGCCGTGCAAGGCGGTCTGCAGGAAGCCGGTTTTCAGGTACTAAAAACCAGAGGATTGGGTCAAAAGGCCGGGGCCACCCTGGCCCTCTGCGCCAATCTGGATGCGCAGCCATTTTTGGTCCACGCCATCAGCCCTGAGCCTTGGGAGCAACTGTATTTGCAAAGCCGGGCAGGTATTCCCTACCGTGATAAAGGGCTATCACACAGTCGGGATCAGATTCTGGCCACTCGCCTGCAGGAGCAGCAGCAATCCAGTCGGCCCAGTGGCGCTTCGGCCTTGAAACTGAAACCGGGATATGGTCATTCTGACCGCTAA
- a CDS encoding major capsid protein P2: MAANPAQGIYRAQGEAAIPLQYESFLGNASGLASNGTGLFAIPTAGTYYGFRFRFLTAGGVEVTQAQAEAEVTDIRIRVNGDLVIDAKTSELNMLQGFYGDSKGAAIVPGITVIDLVRSNALTLPGEKTQYAWGTKGVDSIQCQFVCGTLTNVASIEVYAVQTDEDRPMATHLRILPTTANFASTGDYTLSDLPRDPGTAYLAAHIGLGAGTLKNTTLTIDNVLIYNQIPPKVEQQRLEWHGRNPQTGYFHLDFALQNEILGYLPMVRNNGRKVQDIRLKTNWTVAPGNHRVVTERIFGLPAIVAA, encoded by the coding sequence ATGGCTGCGAACCCGGCACAAGGAATTTACAGGGCGCAAGGTGAAGCCGCGATCCCGCTTCAATATGAGTCGTTTTTAGGGAACGCCTCAGGCCTCGCTAGTAACGGAACCGGTCTTTTTGCCATCCCGACGGCTGGCACCTATTACGGTTTTCGATTTCGTTTTTTGACAGCCGGTGGCGTGGAAGTCACCCAGGCCCAAGCGGAAGCGGAAGTTACCGATATCCGAATTCGGGTTAATGGCGACCTAGTGATAGATGCCAAAACCTCGGAATTGAACATGCTGCAAGGCTTTTACGGGGATTCAAAAGGCGCGGCCATCGTGCCAGGTATCACCGTGATCGACCTGGTGCGTTCCAATGCTCTCACCCTGCCAGGTGAAAAGACCCAATATGCTTGGGGCACCAAGGGCGTTGACTCCATTCAGTGCCAATTTGTCTGCGGCACTCTGACCAACGTAGCCAGCATTGAGGTTTACGCGGTACAAACAGACGAAGATCGCCCGATGGCTACCCATTTGCGCATTCTGCCCACCACGGCAAACTTCGCAAGCACCGGCGATTATACCCTGTCTGACTTACCCAGAGATCCCGGCACTGCCTACTTGGCGGCGCATATCGGTTTAGGGGCTGGCACCCTGAAGAACACCACCCTGACCATCGACAACGTGCTGATCTACAACCAAATCCCGCCCAAAGTAGAGCAACAGCGTTTAGAATGGCACGGACGGAACCCGCAAACTGGCTATTTCCACCTTGATTTTGCCCTTCAAAACGAGATTTTGGGCTATCTACCGATGGTTCGGAACAATGGGCGCAAGGTGCAAGACATCCGACTTAAAACCAACTGGACGGTTGCCCCAGGCAATCACCGGGTTGTCACTGAGCGGATTTTCGGCTTACCGGCCATCGTAGCCGCTTAG
- a CDS encoding tetratricopeptide repeat protein, giving the protein MASCTFFALFVYFPQHYAEAQWKEPWVSGNVNLMDFKSAAQFTQAQQALKTAIHNQQEAGNPIPRLLLADLFDMMGKTLAAQFFYEDTVRIIESDWLSQKVMASLSSHAYAQLALIYYKQNKPKASLQALQKVEDEHQTTENPTLLEALQDTLEHPERPEFHLALAREFKHALMLDLAQRELERATKLGGSPALALETALFQNLEMPKYPGNLTPLARYYLQAGNILSHTDNHQEAKHFYLKALQECPRFEWTYNALASTHHALGELATARQYAQTALRINPAFYYPHLLLGDIALEQERYQEAVRHFTQGRQIMSQLPEDIRLRQWINVENQLAFAYEQLMQAHKANNHYLAALNAAQQSEQDFESEYLYAQAGLKRLKVQL; this is encoded by the coding sequence ATGGCCAGCTGCACTTTCTTTGCCCTCTTTGTGTACTTTCCCCAGCACTATGCCGAAGCGCAATGGAAAGAGCCCTGGGTCAGTGGCAATGTTAACTTGATGGATTTTAAGAGCGCCGCGCAATTCACTCAGGCCCAACAGGCCCTCAAAACGGCCATCCATAATCAGCAGGAAGCCGGTAACCCGATTCCCCGCCTACTGCTGGCCGATTTGTTTGACATGATGGGTAAAACCTTGGCAGCCCAATTTTTCTATGAAGACACCGTGCGCATCATTGAAAGCGACTGGTTGTCGCAGAAAGTCATGGCCTCGCTATCCAGTCATGCCTACGCTCAATTGGCCCTCATTTACTACAAACAGAATAAGCCCAAGGCGAGTTTGCAAGCGCTGCAAAAAGTGGAAGATGAACATCAAACCACCGAAAATCCAACGCTGCTAGAAGCCTTGCAGGACACGCTGGAGCATCCGGAACGGCCGGAATTTCATTTGGCGCTGGCCCGGGAATTTAAACATGCGCTGATGCTGGATTTGGCCCAGCGGGAGCTTGAGCGGGCCACAAAACTGGGAGGAAGCCCGGCTTTGGCCTTGGAAACCGCGCTGTTTCAAAATCTGGAAATGCCGAAGTATCCCGGAAATTTGACGCCACTGGCCCGCTATTACCTGCAAGCGGGAAATATACTGTCTCACACGGACAACCATCAGGAGGCCAAACACTTTTATCTCAAGGCCCTGCAAGAGTGTCCCCGTTTTGAATGGACCTATAATGCACTGGCTAGCACCCATCACGCCCTGGGAGAACTGGCCACCGCCCGCCAATACGCCCAGACCGCCTTACGTATCAATCCGGCCTTCTACTACCCGCATCTGCTGTTGGGGGATATCGCACTGGAGCAGGAGCGTTACCAGGAGGCGGTGCGGCATTTTACGCAGGGGCGGCAAATCATGTCACAGTTGCCGGAGGACATCCGGCTTCGGCAATGGATTAATGTTGAAAATCAGCTGGCCTTTGCCTATGAGCAATTAATGCAAGCCCACAAGGCTAACAACCATTATCTAGCCGCGCTGAATGCCGCCCAGCAAAGCGAACAGGATTTTGAGAGCGAGTATCTTTACGCCCAGGCCGGTTTGAAACGTCTAAAAGTTCAACTGTAA
- the ygfZ gene encoding CAF17-like 4Fe-4S cluster assembly/insertion protein YgfZ translates to MSVLSTTCTPAVQTEAEVTRGRFGIAPLSQYALFQFTGPDAIRFLNNRLSNDVSALQPGQGQRNAVLDRQGKIQGILDLYRMENALWLMVDKAEADNAIAQIEKFHILENFQCAEQTDSYALWAIQGPGSAAFLETLLPSDSRLPLNPFDSLPVELLGASVLLVRRAFLGDDGFLCRVPREQSEAFQQDLMAATGQAGGTLISEACWEALRIEAGQPRFGQDYQFNTLLPETGLEREAVSYSKGCYLGQETIARVKTYGMLQQALVGLLFSPDLTTAPPSGAACRIDDNGVGTLASVVYAPTFKRVIAMAYLGKKERIPGKRLLLEIDGQSYTVEVCLLPFYHAPHSQPDGQALLTQGLSLFSEGQDEAAIAKLRQALTVQPDLLAAYEALGVILSRHEEYEEAIALMNQLLALDPDHVLAHTNLSIFYMKLGDKDKAEDEKAKATTAAFRAALRQKSPNAALTVDPEAERLKKEQALQERIAMFEEALKFNPEDPLGNFGLGSAYLELQQYAQAIEPFQRTLKAQPKHSVAYASLGKCLAATGQTEKAREILEQGIEVAAAKGDLMPLKAMQAHLETITSQQAD, encoded by the coding sequence ATGAGCGTGCTGTCCACCACTTGCACCCCGGCAGTGCAGACCGAAGCCGAGGTGACCCGCGGCCGGTTTGGAATTGCCCCGTTGTCGCAGTATGCCCTGTTTCAGTTTACCGGGCCCGATGCGATCCGGTTTCTGAATAACCGGCTCAGCAACGACGTGTCGGCCCTACAGCCCGGGCAGGGGCAGCGCAACGCCGTGCTGGATCGTCAAGGCAAAATTCAGGGTATTCTGGATCTGTACCGGATGGAAAATGCTCTCTGGCTGATGGTGGACAAGGCCGAAGCCGACAATGCCATTGCGCAGATTGAAAAATTTCACATTCTGGAAAATTTTCAATGCGCTGAGCAAACGGATTCATATGCCTTGTGGGCCATTCAGGGGCCGGGGAGCGCCGCTTTTCTGGAAACCCTGCTTCCATCTGATTCACGTCTGCCCCTGAATCCTTTTGACAGTCTGCCAGTCGAACTGCTGGGGGCGTCCGTTTTGCTTGTACGGCGGGCGTTTCTGGGGGATGACGGTTTTCTGTGCCGGGTGCCCCGGGAGCAGTCGGAGGCCTTTCAACAGGATTTAATGGCGGCCACTGGGCAGGCCGGGGGCACCTTGATCTCTGAAGCCTGCTGGGAGGCCTTGCGCATTGAGGCCGGACAGCCCCGTTTCGGTCAGGACTACCAGTTTAATACCCTGCTTCCCGAAACCGGACTGGAGCGAGAGGCGGTCAGCTACAGCAAGGGCTGTTACCTGGGGCAGGAGACCATTGCCCGGGTGAAAACCTATGGCATGCTGCAACAGGCCTTGGTCGGCCTGTTGTTTTCGCCGGATTTGACCACCGCACCGCCATCGGGCGCCGCTTGTCGCATTGATGATAACGGGGTGGGCACTCTGGCCAGTGTGGTTTACGCGCCTACTTTCAAGCGAGTCATCGCCATGGCTTACCTCGGTAAAAAGGAACGCATTCCGGGGAAACGCCTGTTACTGGAGATTGACGGGCAATCTTATACGGTGGAAGTATGCTTGCTGCCGTTTTATCACGCCCCACACAGCCAACCAGACGGTCAGGCGCTTTTGACACAGGGCTTATCACTGTTCTCGGAAGGGCAGGACGAGGCGGCCATCGCCAAGTTGCGTCAGGCGTTGACCGTACAACCGGATTTACTGGCCGCTTACGAGGCTCTGGGCGTCATCCTGTCTCGCCATGAGGAGTACGAGGAGGCCATTGCGCTGATGAATCAACTCTTGGCGCTGGATCCCGATCATGTGCTGGCCCACACCAATTTATCCATTTTCTATATGAAGCTGGGTGACAAGGACAAGGCCGAAGATGAGAAGGCCAAAGCCACCACGGCCGCATTTCGGGCCGCGCTGCGTCAGAAGTCCCCCAACGCTGCCCTGACGGTTGATCCGGAAGCGGAGCGGCTGAAAAAGGAACAGGCCCTTCAGGAACGCATCGCCATGTTTGAGGAGGCCCTCAAGTTCAACCCGGAAGACCCGTTGGGCAACTTCGGTCTGGGCTCCGCTTACCTGGAGCTGCAGCAGTACGCTCAGGCCATTGAGCCTTTCCAGAGGACACTGAAGGCCCAGCCCAAGCATTCGGTGGCTTACGCATCGCTGGGCAAATGTCTGGCTGCCACTGGCCAGACTGAGAAGGCCAGAGAGATTTTAGAGCAGGGCATTGAAGTGGCGGCGGCCAAGGGCGATTTGATGCCACTGAAAGCCATGCAGGCCCATCTGGAAACAATCACCAGCCAGCAGGCGGATTGA
- a CDS encoding glutaredoxin family protein, giving the protein MQELEQSTKDRLKSEIEKEISENKIIFYGKGTKDMPMCGFTVETIQFLSQYGYPFEVINVLHDMEKRAVLSEMTNWPTLPKVFINGKFYGDTDILGPMAENGELQAILKEAFPEGPAA; this is encoded by the coding sequence ATGCAAGAGCTGGAACAAAGCACCAAAGATCGCCTGAAAAGCGAAATTGAAAAAGAGATCAGCGAAAACAAGATTATTTTTTACGGCAAGGGCACCAAAGATATGCCCATGTGCGGCTTCACCGTGGAAACCATCCAGTTCCTGAGCCAGTACGGCTACCCGTTTGAAGTGATTAACGTGCTGCACGATATGGAAAAGCGGGCTGTGCTGAGCGAGATGACCAACTGGCCCACTTTGCCCAAGGTGTTCATCAACGGCAAGTTCTACGGCGATACCGATATTTTGGGGCCCATGGCTGAAAATGGCGAATTGCAGGCCATTTTAAAAGAAGCCTTCCCGGAAGGACCTGCCGCTTAA
- a CDS encoding glycosyltransferase, translating to MPKLLTLCFIADATNIHVQRWLGYFVAHGHRVYCLSDKGGAIDGVTVHALPNRDSLIEAGRGKVSKTAVIKARARKIREHLKDIQPDVLHAIFLYHRGWSAALAGFHPIVITLLGSDIYLPQRNYRHLPQLWRDHLVNALAMRQSDLVTAVSYDLHQTAQRMLLGLTPVELIPIGTDVNTFRPDVETTALREKLAIPEEAFVVLSPRQMTPHYNQTTIIESIPRVLEEVPTALFIMKDTFCNTPERQAYVQSLKTLADTLGVSQAIRWVEEVPFTELPQYYALCDVVVSVPSTDGMPVTLFEAMACQKPVIVGDLSSYNEVIIHGQTGLRVPIRNSQVLARSIIKIHKNPALASRLVEESQVILHQYGIFQEQMMRMERYYYGLVNGELQRPGYFRKLLSRWMFQWVVQLT from the coding sequence GTGCCAAAGTTATTAACGCTTTGTTTTATCGCGGATGCCACCAATATCCATGTGCAACGGTGGTTGGGTTATTTTGTGGCTCACGGGCACCGGGTCTACTGCCTCAGCGATAAAGGAGGCGCCATTGACGGGGTGACCGTTCATGCCTTGCCCAACCGGGACAGCCTGATTGAGGCAGGCAGAGGCAAGGTCTCCAAAACGGCGGTTATCAAGGCCAGAGCCCGTAAAATCAGGGAACACCTCAAGGATATCCAACCGGATGTGCTGCATGCCATTTTTCTCTACCATCGGGGCTGGTCTGCGGCACTGGCGGGCTTTCATCCGATCGTCATCACCCTGTTGGGCTCCGATATTTACCTGCCGCAGCGCAATTACAGGCATCTGCCCCAACTGTGGCGCGATCATCTGGTCAACGCCCTGGCCATGCGGCAAAGCGATCTGGTCACGGCGGTCTCCTACGATTTGCACCAAACCGCTCAGCGCATGCTGCTGGGCCTGACCCCGGTGGAATTGATCCCCATTGGTACGGATGTGAACACGTTTCGTCCGGATGTGGAAACCACCGCCTTGCGGGAAAAGCTGGCCATCCCGGAAGAGGCCTTTGTGGTGCTGAGTCCCCGGCAGATGACCCCGCATTACAACCAGACCACCATCATTGAGAGCATTCCCAGAGTGCTGGAAGAGGTGCCCACTGCCCTTTTCATTATGAAGGACACCTTCTGCAACACCCCGGAACGTCAGGCCTATGTGCAGTCCTTAAAAACATTGGCCGATACGTTGGGCGTCAGTCAGGCCATTCGCTGGGTGGAAGAGGTGCCTTTTACCGAACTGCCCCAGTATTATGCCCTGTGCGACGTGGTGGTGTCCGTGCCCAGCACCGACGGCATGCCGGTAACCCTGTTTGAGGCCATGGCCTGTCAAAAGCCGGTTATCGTGGGGGATTTATCGTCTTACAACGAGGTCATTATTCATGGGCAAACCGGCTTAAGGGTGCCCATTCGCAACAGTCAGGTTCTGGCCCGTTCTATCATCAAAATTCATAAGAACCCGGCGCTGGCCAGCCGACTGGTGGAAGAGTCCCAGGTGATTCTACACCAGTACGGGATTTTCCAGGAGCAGATGATGCGGATGGAACGCTATTATTACGGTTTGGTCAATGGGGAACTCCAAAGGCCCGGCTACTTCCGAAAACTGCTTAGCCGCTGGATGTTTCAGTGGGTGGTTCAGCTGACTTGA
- a CDS encoding EVE domain-containing protein, which produces MGYWLMKTEPGEFSFEDLVRDGRTVWDGVRNFQARNNMKAMKQGDQVLIYHSVTEKALAGIARVSREFYPDPTDNPKGDWVVVDLEPVKALQRKISLAEIKANPALAEMPLIRQSRLSVMPLDKITFDYLIDLSGQKPHTP; this is translated from the coding sequence ATGGGCTACTGGCTGATGAAAACCGAACCGGGCGAGTTTTCTTTTGAAGATCTGGTGCGGGACGGCCGTACGGTCTGGGATGGGGTGCGTAATTTTCAGGCCCGCAACAATATGAAAGCCATGAAACAGGGGGATCAGGTGCTGATTTACCACAGCGTGACCGAAAAGGCGCTGGCCGGAATCGCCCGAGTCAGCCGGGAGTTTTACCCGGACCCCACGGACAATCCCAAGGGGGATTGGGTGGTAGTGGATCTGGAGCCGGTCAAGGCATTGCAACGCAAAATCTCGCTGGCCGAAATCAAAGCCAATCCGGCTTTGGCGGAGATGCCACTCATCAGGCAATCCCGGCTATCGGTCATGCCGCTGGACAAAATAACGTTCGACTACCTCATTGATTTATCCGGCCAGAAGCCGCACACACCCTAA